A part of Helicobacter fennelliae genomic DNA contains:
- a CDS encoding NAD(P)H-binding protein — protein MKIAVLAASGKAGSLITKEALARGHEVSAFVGDAKKLILQDTHLSIIQKDIFALDSRDLQGFYAVIDAFREAKEMSLFRAHIQHLSAILTQSEASHCRGWSRKYVYKQCAHNATA, from the coding sequence ATGAAAATAGCGGTTTTGGCAGCAAGCGGGAAGGCTGGAAGCCTCATTACCAAAGAGGCTTTGGCAAGAGGGCATGAAGTGAGTGCTTTTGTCGGAGATGCCAAAAAGCTCATACTACAAGATACACATCTTAGTATTATTCAAAAAGACATTTTTGCGCTTGACTCACGCGACTTGCAAGGGTTTTATGCTGTGATTGATGCATTTAGAGAAGCCAAAGAGATGAGTTTATTTAGAGCACATATACAGCATTTAAGCGCGATTCTTACGCAAAGCGAAGCAAGTCATTGTCGTGGGTGGAGTCGGAAGTATGTATATAAACAATGCGCACACAATGCGACTGCTTGA
- a CDS encoding peroxiredoxin, with product MLVTRKAPDFKAPAVLPNNQIVEDFELSKNLGKNGAIVFFWPKDFTFVCPSEILAMDHRVKDFAEKGFNVIGVSIDSDVVHFAWKNTPIDQGGIGNVTFPMVSDITKQISRDYDVLVNGAVALRGSFLIDKDQVVRHAVINDLPLGRNMDEMLRMADALLFVQEHGEVCPAGWQKGQEGMKPTADGVKQYLKSHASKL from the coding sequence ATGTTAGTAACAAGAAAAGCCCCAGATTTTAAGGCTCCAGCAGTTTTACCAAATAATCAAATTGTTGAAGATTTTGAACTTTCAAAAAATTTAGGAAAAAATGGCGCAATAGTGTTTTTTTGGCCAAAAGATTTTACTTTTGTTTGCCCTAGTGAAATTTTAGCAATGGATCATAGAGTAAAAGATTTTGCTGAAAAAGGATTCAATGTAATTGGTGTTTCTATCGATTCTGATGTAGTGCATTTCGCATGGAAAAACACACCTATCGATCAAGGCGGAATCGGCAATGTAACATTTCCTATGGTATCTGACATCACAAAACAAATCTCAAGAGATTATGATGTGCTTGTAAATGGCGCTGTTGCACTGCGTGGAAGCTTTTTGATTGATAAAGATCAAGTCGTGCGACATGCTGTAATCAATGATCTTCCACTCGGTCGCAATATGGACGAAATGCTAAGAATGGCAGATGCGCTATTGTTTGTGCAAGAGCATGGAGAAGTTTGCCCTGCTGGTTGGCAAAAAGGTCAAGAAGGAATGAAACCAACAGCTGATGGCGTCAAACAATACCTCAAATCTCACGCAAGCAAGCTTTAA
- a CDS encoding NAD(P)-dependent alcohol dehydrogenase codes for MQNYINEAKEGKRISFKGFAVDSKSANFRGFEGSRHALGERDILIEILFAGICHSDIHSARSEWHEGIYPMVPGHEIAGRVVAVGEKVSKFKPGDYAGVGCMVNSCGECESCKEGREQFCDNGKMVLTYDCKDCFHNDEPTYGGYSNNIVVSEDFAVCVPQDAPLEKVAPLLCAGITTYSPIKFSKVGKGSKVAVAGFGGLGVMALKYALKLGAEVSVFARNKNKEAEALKLGAKALYTTDSLANVKERFDFIISTIPTRYDPMEYVNLLKHGGELAIVGLPPTGESVENDMTRLVFAANKKVYGSMIGGIAETQEMLDFSLKHKIYPETEIITADKIDEAYHNLTSGKAKFRYVIDMKKSFGRT; via the coding sequence ATGCAAAACTACATCAACGAGGCAAAAGAGGGCAAGCGCATAAGCTTTAAGGGCTTTGCGGTGGATTCTAAGAGTGCAAATTTTAGGGGTTTTGAGGGCAGTCGCCACGCATTAGGTGAGCGCGACATTTTGATTGAGATTTTGTTTGCTGGAATCTGCCACAGCGACATTCATAGCGCAAGGAGTGAATGGCATGAGGGAATCTACCCTATGGTGCCCGGACATGAAATCGCTGGGCGCGTGGTAGCCGTGGGCGAGAAAGTCTCTAAGTTTAAGCCCGGCGATTATGCGGGCGTTGGCTGCATGGTGAATTCCTGCGGAGAATGCGAGTCGTGTAAAGAAGGGCGCGAGCAGTTTTGCGACAATGGCAAAATGGTGCTGACTTATGACTGCAAAGATTGCTTTCATAATGATGAGCCAACTTACGGAGGATATAGCAATAACATCGTGGTGAGCGAGGATTTTGCGGTATGTGTGCCACAAGATGCACCCTTAGAAAAAGTCGCGCCGCTTTTGTGTGCTGGTATCACAACTTACAGCCCCATAAAATTTAGCAAAGTTGGCAAAGGAAGCAAGGTAGCCGTGGCTGGCTTTGGCGGGCTTGGCGTAATGGCACTCAAATACGCGCTAAAACTTGGCGCAGAAGTTAGCGTGTTTGCCCGCAATAAAAACAAAGAGGCTGAAGCACTAAAACTTGGCGCAAAGGCGCTTTATACGACAGATTCTTTAGCTAATGTGAAAGAACGTTTTGATTTTATCATCTCTACCATTCCTACGCGCTATGATCCAATGGAATATGTCAATCTGCTTAAACACGGCGGAGAGCTTGCGATTGTCGGGCTACCGCCAACAGGAGAGAGCGTAGAAAACGATATGACGCGCTTAGTCTTTGCGGCAAATAAAAAAGTCTATGGCTCTATGATCGGCGGAATCGCTGAGACGCAAGAGATGCTAGATTTTAGCTTGAAACATAAAATCTACCCAGAGACAGAGATTATCACTGCTGATAAAATCGATGAGGCGTATCATAACCTCACAAGCGGCAAGGCAAAATTCCGCTATGTGATTGATATGAAAAAATCTTTTGGTAGAACCTAG
- a CDS encoding NAD(P)-dependent oxidoreductase — protein sequence MRLLDLPQFPQEYRAIASAQAEVLDFLRTQKTLHWVYVSPPALFIPHAPREGRYQIIGEEFRLNANKESKISYADYAIAIIDIACNPLYNKQRIGIMGV from the coding sequence ATGCGACTGCTTGATTTACCGCAATTTCCGCAAGAATACAGAGCGATAGCAAGCGCACAGGCAGAGGTTTTGGACTTTTTGCGCACGCAAAAAACACTGCATTGGGTATATGTCAGTCCACCAGCTTTATTTATACCACATGCGCCAAGAGAGGGCAGATACCAAATCATCGGCGAGGAATTCAGGCTCAATGCCAACAAAGAATCCAAAATAAGCTATGCTGATTATGCGATTGCTATCATTGATATAGCGTGCAATCCTTTGTATAACAAGCAAAGAATCGGCATAATGGGAGTTTAG
- a CDS encoding YciI family protein produces the protein MQHLFIIEVKYQTSLEVVESHLANHRSFLQEWYKKGVLLASGPQNPKVGGMIIGRFESLDKAKEFTKQDPFYTHNIATYHFTEFDPVLHDECINNFLNHN, from the coding sequence ATGCAGCATTTATTTATTATAGAAGTCAAATACCAAACAAGCCTTGAAGTCGTAGAATCCCACCTTGCCAACCACCGCTCATTCTTGCAAGAATGGTATAAAAAAGGTGTCTTGCTTGCCTCAGGACCGCAGAATCCAAAAGTAGGCGGAATGATTATCGGCAGATTTGAATCCCTTGACAAAGCCAAAGAATTTACCAAACAAGATCCTTTCTACACGCATAATATCGCTACATATCATTTCACAGAATTTGATCCTGTGCTTCATGATGAATGTATAAATAATTTCTTAAATCACAACTAG